DNA sequence from the Leguminivora glycinivorella isolate SPB_JAAS2020 chromosome 13, LegGlyc_1.1, whole genome shotgun sequence genome:
ACCAGAGGTGCAGACctcttcgttttttttttgttatatccTTTACTTATAATTTCAGTTTTGGAGCTAGTTTATTATGTAGTTTATTCGCTATCTAGTTagtaatatacaaaaaaaatataaatattgggggacaccttacacatatcagGCCTAGTccaaaactaagcaaagcttgtgctaTGGGTACTACCTCTGCTGAAAGTCGTTTaaaaatctatactaatatattattataaatgggaaagtgtgtgtgtgtctgtttgtttgtccgtctttcacggcaaaacggagcgaggaattgacgtgatttttttggtggagatagttgaagggatggagagtgacataggctactttttgtctctttctaacgcgagcgaagccgcgggcaaaagctaggaAAAATAATTCAAAGACCCTGAAATAAAAAGCAAACATCTTATTCCTAGAGGGTGAAATACTTGCGGTACGGATAGATAAATAAGGTTGCCAATCAGACTAAGGGTGTCTGATCACGATATTGCCAAAGACCTGGTTTGGTCAAGTTGCGTTTAGTAGGTAATATTGTTTTTAGTTGATACGGCTACAATTGTAAGGTTTTGaggatataaataaatttacattCTGATTCCGATAGTTTTTTTTAGCTACTTTCAAgttcaaagtaaaaaaataaatagccTTCGACGCAAACAATTGTATTTAACAGTTTGAactcataattttattaaaggtaATAGTAAatgatgtgatgatgatgagtcgacaatgcggcatcgcttcacggttagtacTCCGAAAATACGcaaggtgtgatcgtggtcaaacgactacctattcaaactaaaaaaaaagttttttttactttcaatcAGTAGGTAAACGTATTTGTAAAATGTCAGTTCATTCATTTGTCCGTTAACCGTCATGAAAAGTCTAAATAAGGAGGTGAGAATACAACtataaatacttacaataacgcctgtatctcataaaggggtaggcggagcacatgaaactgctaaagttacagtgccactcttggcaaataagaggttgaaagaaacgaaactgtgacattgcagtaacaggtcagcctctcgcctacgccacaattcaccccatatcccacagtcgccttctaccaCAGCCAgtgggggtggtgaaattcttaacccgtcaccaaacGTGCCAGAATACaactataatataaataataggcCTTTTTGACTATTTATGTCCATTGAGACTTCTCACAATACAAAATAGATACTAATATaattacttttcccctcactagctcggaaacacgtgttttgtcctttaataccagcgggtaaaaacgcattttatccactagtgggtaaagtaatttgactttgaataaagtcaaattaactgctttaaaattgataaaagtaggtgaatctagtaataaagatgatttgccacctgcggaactactggaaacagtgataaacgcattttttgagttgtagtttcctcgctatagtgaggggaaaagttttgtgttacactcgggtgcaaatgtattttacttctcgtgtgttaaaaaactcgcaagttcaggattctattctcgaaccactcgctacgctcgtggttcaactatagaatcctttcacttgctcgtttttcaattccacactcggcgttaaaatacaattttgcccccttgtataacaaataactattttcccctcactagctcggaaacacgtgttttgtcctttaataccagcgggtaaaaacgcattttatccactagtgggtaatgtaatttgaccttgaataaagtcaaattaactgctttaaaattgataaaagtaggtgaatctagtaataaagatgatttaccacctgtggaactactggaagcagtgataaacgcattttttgcgttgtagtttcctcggtatagtgaggggaaaagttttgtgttacactcgggggcaaatgtattttacttctcatgtgttaaaaaactcgcaagttcaggattctattctcgaaccactcgcttcgctcgtggttcaactatagaatcctttcacttgctcgttttttaattccacactcggcgttaaaatacaactttgcccccttgtataacaaataactatttcttatTCCAACATTGGAATTCCCTGTAAATAATCTATACTCTAGAGAGTATACAACCGTCTGCGACTGACCTACACAAGTCGGGTCTTTCCACTTTCTTATCGGTATTATGTAACCTTAAATATTATTGGagtataatttaaatttaatttttttcttgagtataattttgacgaccggtctggacTAGCGGGTAGtgattttgttcctgagttatggatgttttctatgtatataagtgtgtatttatctatttaagtatgtatatcgtcgcttaggaCCCatggtacaagctttgcttagtttggggctaagttgattattgaataaattttacTATGGAATCAACCCCGAGTTCGCAAAAAATATTGGATACTTATTTGATTATTACTTTTCTGAAATTACTTACCAAATGGCGTAAATGTGATgtgtaaaaatatagtaaacgaatcaataaaatttaatagtaAGTTTACACaagaaaattaattttttgGGTTGAAACAGGAATGTTTCGATAAACAACAGAGAAATAACGTTTACCCAGCTGCAGTGGTCGTCAATTGAagcgaaaatagttatttgttatacaagggggcaaagttgtattttaacgccgagtgtggaattgaaaaacgagcaagtgaaaggattctatagttgaaccacgagcgaagcgagtggttcgagaatagaatcctgaacttgcgagttttttaacacacgagaagtaaaatacatttgcacccgagtgtaacacaaaacttttcccctcactatagcgaggaaactacaacgcaaaaaaatgcgtttatcactgcttccagtagttccacaggtggtaaatcatcttaattactagattcacctacttttatcaattttaaagcagttaatttgactttattcaaggtcaaattactttacccactagtggataaaatgcgtttttacccgctggtattaaaggacaaaacgcgtgtttccgagctagtgaagggaaaatgtatttttgtttacgTACAAAGTACGTAAGATAAAgttcgataaaaaaaaacatttttttttgtatttctgCACTTAAAcaatgtttgatttatttttgtaaaactTTAAAATTCGCTTACGGATTTTATTTTGTCTATTCGATCTACAAATTCTCATACTTAAACATAAACGTATATCGACTTAATAGAAGGCGACTGTGAGATatcggcacacctcggacactggcgatcaaatatatgaaagaggcgcgttcctagcacacagtctaagcttgtgtaggtgaacgcgtaccatgcttgtatgagtgaaatattatGACAAGTCAACTGTTCgcctttttgacaggcggtaactgtgaggtaatcgagagggggtaggcggaactttcagcggggagcgggagtgaccatactgtacggtagtactctttattatactgtgatatcggttaaattgtggcgtaggcgagaggctggcaacctgtcactgcaatgtcacagtttcgttttcttgcaACACCTTATTttccaaaagtggcactgaaacgtgAGTAGtggcatgtgctctgcctaccattttgtgggatacaggcttgaatgtatgtatgtatgtacatttaaTAGGAGACCAAACTTAGCCTGTACCTAAGTGCTTgttgtgttgtattatttatatataagaaTGCTACAAACTACAAACATGGACCCTACAGTCCCTACACCAGGGTTGTAGGGCACATGTTTGTACCTACTATCTATTAAACACCTCTATAAAATATCATGGTTGCATTGAAgaaatgaatgaattcattgtcCGAGAAATATGCTTATGATACACTGCTAAAAGTAtgataactcagctttcagacaaaaaaaagtaaatctaaatcggttcatccgttcgggagctacgatgccacagacatacacacacacagacagacagacaaacagacagacagacagacacgtcaaacttataataccccttcgtttttgcgtcgggggttaaaaaagggttTTGTACGCTGTCCAAGTTTTATCGTAGTCTTCAAGATATAAGATCATGATACAGAAGTATATAAAACAAACAAACCTCCCAGATTTATCGGCCCATTCGTTACTACAACACTTGAATTTTATTGCACCGATATAAAATATAGTGTTGAGTTGCGGACATACAGTCTCAGtctaaatatagatgcggacaatGCACCAAAATGATGTATCCACGTCCTTACCCCATAGAAATAAAACCGTGTAtacatagttttgacacttggTCCACATCTATAGAACCTTGAAGGTACTCGAGCGTCTTGAGATATTGTTTTCACTCAGTCTGGATAAATATAGCGAACGGATAGGCTGTGTTTCTAAggaattgtttattttaagtgaataataacataattattatgtatgagaCTCGTGTATATAACTGTAAAACTTTAAGAGTATTATCATAACTTTACTTGTTTATTGATAAGGGTGAAAATCGTTTTTCAGAACacgaattttatgttttttttttaatttgtacgcGGTGAATATTGATATTAAAGTTTAAAACGTGCATGCTGTAAAAATTTAGTTTACTATTTTGTTtcttgaaaaaataaaatgttattacaAGCAAAATTGTCACGTAGTGAGTATCAGTGTTACTAACGTGGTATGTTTTTTTGTACTtttatgatttaatttttctaataaataaaataatatgttctagttaaattaataaaattacattcctTTACTTTCAGTCTATTTTATAGTTTCAGCATAAAGGTTTTGTTCATCTAGTTTATTTAGGACTTTTTGGCTAGTTACCTCTATGGTGGGGAATTTGAATTTCTGATATTGGAAgaacaaaagaaaataattGCCAGATCCAGTTTTACTTTCAGTTCTAGGTATAGCATTTAGAGTCACACATTTtactgaataataatttttgtttacaacaATTTGGTTGGTGGTGGTTTAATCTATATATTTTGGTTTATCTTAAAATAGGTTTGATCTATGGATGGTGTTACAcataggatttgtgtttttcATAGGTTTTACGATGGAACTGAACTTGATGTAAATAACAGTTTAACGAACCAAATCTTGATCTACCAAGTTACTGAGTTAGATTTTATTTAGGGTGTacataataaagaattttgtataCAATACTGGTGTTAATTTATTCTTTCCCAAACCCTAGGTATTATGTCAACAGCCGGGCATATCTCTTAGATAGGGTGGTGACAAAATGTTCTAAATCTGTATACAGCGTAGTATCTGGTTTTCTCACACAGTCATATTGATCTAAAGAAACGACagtacaatgttgccactttttaatttgtactgttttttaaccgccgacgcaaaaacgactgggtgttataagtttaacgtgtgtgtgtgtgtgtctgtctgagtAGTGTAATATTGGTGCACCTGGATCAAAGAAGATCCAGGTGCCACCAATATTACACATTAGAATACTAATTTGAATCGATCGATCATTCAAATACTCATTTTGCATCCATTCAAGATGTCACGTATTCAAGTAGTGAGGTATTATAATGCTAGTAGGTACATCTAGCTACCACcaatattacatattataataggtactaattcGAATCGATCGATCATTAAAAAATTTTTCGTTCACTTAAGAAGTCTCATATTCAAGAAGTGAGGTAGCAGAATACTTGTAGATTACGTAAATGTAActgcaataaatattacacgttcgaaTACTTTTCAAAGCAATCCAAGAAATCATCATTCAAATATTAATTTCGTCTCCATTCAAGAAGTCATGTATTCAATGGAACTAGCGAGATAGGAGAATGCTTGTACTAGGTACATCTAGTTGACTCGTTTTACCTACCTATTCAAATATGTGCTAATTTTACATCAATTAAGGAAGTCATGTATTTAAGAGGGGGATATTTAGaatattagtaggtaattaaCACGGTATAACTATAATCGAGTTTTTGTATACATTGAGGTATGTAATCTGAAATCTCTAAATAGAAATGTCTACCCGATATGAGTAATGATTTTGATTTCGTACTGATGATTTAGGTACTGTTCTCTTaataagatattattttatagttttatgtacctactctagGTAATTAACATTGAGGTAAAAGTTGGATATAGTTAAATGAAATTAcgtgtacttttataatgtttattaacttAAGAACTATGTTCATATTACACAATCACATTAAATTGTACCCTTATTCGATGGTGTACCCATGTGGCGTATCTGAGGACAAACCTTCGTCTATCTTGTCAATTACTCTACGCGTTAATTCGTAAACTTGGTCTAATAACGTATTTTTCACTACATATTGGGCACACAGCTCGGCATTACATTTACATATATGTTCAAAGTTCTCATTCAATTTGTTACTGTCGTAAATTTCTATTTTGATGACTTTTGTACCTCCATTCCGATGTGGTTTTTTGATAAACGAGTAAACGGGTGTTGCCTTCCTCTTGACCCCCAAGGACAGACGTCTCACCCCTGACTCCCGTTCACTCTGACTTTGAGTTTGGGATGATGCCAAAGGAACGAAGTTGAATAGGTGTTCTGATGTAtcctgtaattaataattaagttattagtttaatgttaactacgagtattaacttttaattaaatgaaaacttgaaat
Encoded proteins:
- the LOC125232485 gene encoding uncharacterized protein LOC125232485 isoform X1 codes for the protein MSDTSEHLFNFVPLASSQTQSQSERESGVRRLSLGVKRKATPVYSFIKKPHRNGGTKVIKIEIYDSNKLNENFEHICKCNAELCAQYVVKNTLLDQVYELTRRVIDKIDEGLSSDTPHGYTIE
- the LOC125232485 gene encoding uncharacterized protein LOC125232485 isoform X2; the protein is MLDTSEHLFNFVPLASSQTQSQSERESGVRRLSLGVKRKATPVYSFIKKPHRNGGTKVIKIEIYDSNKLNENFEHICKCNAELCAQYVVKNTLLDQVYELTRRVIDKIDEGLSSDTPHGYTIE